The DNA window CGGACAAATTAACGGAACCAGTGGCTATGAAGAGGCAGCCGGTCAAGGATTGATGGCTGGCATCAATGCGGCCCGCAAGGTACAGGGCAAGGAACCTATTATTTTGGATCGTTCCCAAGCCTATATTGGTGTATTGATCGATGACCTGGTGACCAAAGGGACCAATGAGCCATACCGCCTGCTCACTTCCCGGGCGGAATACCGCCTCTTGCTCCGCCATGACAATGCTGATTTGCGCTTGACAGAACTGGGCTATGAAATCGGTCTTATTTCCGCAGAGCGCTACCAGCGTTTTAAACAGAAGAAAGCTTTAATAGAAGAAGAATTGGAACGGTTGAACCAGGAAAAAGCTCGGCCGGATGAACACACACAAGCCATCTTAAAAGAGGCTGGAACCAAAGAATTAAACAATGCAGTTTCCCTTGCAGTTTTGTTGCGCAGGCCGGAATTGTCTTACGAACATATTGTCCGCATCTCTCCCCCTCCTAAAGAACTGCCCAAAGAGGTTACGGAGCAGGTGGAGATCCAGGTGAAATATGCCGGATATATTGAAAAACAACTGCAGCAAGTGGAACGGCTTAAAAGCATGCAAAACAAACGCTTATCCCCTGATCTGGATTATGAGCAAATTCATGGCTTGTCCAAAGAGGCCAGGGAAAAATTGGCCACAATCCGTCCGTTGAATATTGCCCAAGCTTCCCGTATTTCAGGGGTCAACCCGGCTGATATCTCCATATTGCTCATCTATTTGGAGCAAATGAACAAAACGAAGAAGAATGCTTAACAGGGAGTATCCATGATGAATCAGGAACAATTTAGCCAACAATTAGCTGAACAGGGCATCACCCTCTCTGCTGCTCAACTGGAACAGTTTGATTTATATTATCACCTGCTGGTGGAGTGGAATCAAAGAATGAATTTAACGGCCTTAACTGAACGGGAAGAGGTGTATCTCAAACACTTTTACGACTCGGTGACAGCTGCTTTTTACTTTAACTTTCGGGGAACGGTCAATTTGGTGGATGTGGGTGCCGGGGCGGGCTTTCCCAGTCTGCCCCTCAAGATTTGCTTTCCACATCTTCGGGTAACAATCGTTGATTCCCTGCAAAAGAGGATTACATTTCTAGAGCATCTTGTCCAAGCCTTAACTCTGGACCAAGTTTACCTGTATCATGACCGTGCTGAACATTTTGCCCAGTTACCAGAACACCGGGAACAGTATGATCTGGTTCTGGCCCGGGCAGTCGCCAGATTAAATGTCTTAAGTGAACTTTGTCTTCCTTTGGCTAGAGTGGGAGGTACATTTATGGCCATGAAGGGGGCTAAAGGAACAGAAGAACTACAAGAAGCACAAGGGGCAATTGATAAGCTGGGAGGGAAGACAGATACAGTTCACCGTTTTCACTTACCCGCTGCTGAAGGAGAGCGACAGATCATTCTCTTGCACAAAGTGCGCTCCACCCCTGGGAAGTATCCCCGCCAGCCAGGTATCCCGGCCAAAAAGCCATTAAAGTAAGCCGTCTGATTATGTTTCACGTGGAACAAATTTCACGTGAAACATATTTTTTTAGCAGGAAAGTAGTGATAGAATAGAGAATGTTTATAGGAGATAGGTTTGTTTGATGGCTAAAAAATAACTGATTTACATAACTTTTGTTGTATATTATAGGATGGTTTAGGTGGTGTCAGGACGATGAGAGAACAACTGTCTCGTTTTTTCGGCATGACTGAAAAAACTGAAGCCGAAGAAATTAAGTCAATTCCAATTCACAACATTGTTCCCAATCGCTATCAACCCCGGACAGTGTTTGATGAAGGAAAAATTGATGAATTGTGCCAAACAATCAAAACGCACGGTGTGATTCAACCCATTGTGGTACGTAAATATGGGGAAGATCAATATGAACTGATTGCCGGGGAAAGACGTTGGCGGGCCTGTACCAAGTTAGGCATGGAAACGATTCCAGCTATTATTAAAGATTTTAATGATACTCAGGCTGCTTCCGTTGCATTAATTGAGAACTTGCAGCGGGAAGGATTAACACCAATTGAAGAAGCTTTAGCTTATCAGAAGTTAATAGAGTTGCATGGCTTAACCCAGGAGAGTTTGGCTCAGCGTTTAGGCAAAGGACAATCGACCATTGCCAATAAATTACGCTTGCTTCACCTGCCTGAGGAATGTCATCATGCTTTAAGGGAACGCCAAATCTCTGAACGCCATGCTCGTGCCCTGCTTACGTTAAAGGACCCTGAATTGCAAAAGAAATTTTTAGCTGAGATTATTAACAAGCAGCT is part of the Caldalkalibacillus uzonensis genome and encodes:
- the rsmG gene encoding 16S rRNA (guanine(527)-N(7))-methyltransferase RsmG, with the translated sequence MNQEQFSQQLAEQGITLSAAQLEQFDLYYHLLVEWNQRMNLTALTEREEVYLKHFYDSVTAAFYFNFRGTVNLVDVGAGAGFPSLPLKICFPHLRVTIVDSLQKRITFLEHLVQALTLDQVYLYHDRAEHFAQLPEHREQYDLVLARAVARLNVLSELCLPLARVGGTFMAMKGAKGTEELQEAQGAIDKLGGKTDTVHRFHLPAAEGERQIILLHKVRSTPGKYPRQPGIPAKKPLK
- the noc gene encoding nucleoid occlusion protein is translated as MREQLSRFFGMTEKTEAEEIKSIPIHNIVPNRYQPRTVFDEGKIDELCQTIKTHGVIQPIVVRKYGEDQYELIAGERRWRACTKLGMETIPAIIKDFNDTQAASVALIENLQREGLTPIEEALAYQKLIELHGLTQESLAQRLGKGQSTIANKLRLLHLPEECHHALRERQISERHARALLTLKDPELQKKFLAEIINKQLNVKQTEELIEKYLNKTPTKKKKPLRKAYSKDMRLAMNTIRQSVDMVLKSGLTIETDEKEHDDYIEFTIRIPKQ